ACTTCGGCTGCCGGTTCAGCGATCGGGCCGCGTACGCGGCCGGGGCGGGCACCCGGCGCCTGTATGGGCCCTGCTGACTCCGCCCGCTGGGTTGCGCTTTGGGTTTTGGTTGCGGTGGGGGCCTTGGTCACCGCCCGTGCGGCGGTCAAGGTTCTTCTGCGGTACGTGGATATGCCGCTGGCCGGCACCCCGTGTCTCGGGGTGCCGGCCAGCGGCTTGTTGCTTGCTGTGGGTCAGCTGTTCCAGTTGGCGGCGACGATGTCGGCGGCCTGCTGCTCCCACTGGGCGTAGGCGTCCGGGTAGGCCGACACCTGCACCGTCTGCGCGGCCTCGGTCAGCGGCATGTCCTGCCACCCGTCGACCTGCTTGAGACCCTTCTCGAAGGCCAGGGTCGCGTACTCGGGGTCGGTGATCTGCTTCGGCGTGCCCCAACCCGAGGAGGGGCGCTGCTGGAACAGGCCCAGCGAGTCGTGGTCGTTGGCGTCACCGAGGTGACCCAGGTTCTCCAGCTTCGACTCCTGCAGGCTGGTGGCGATCGAGATGACCGCGGCCCGCTTCGGCAGACCCGCCTTCTTCGTCGCGGCGATGATCGCCTTGGCGTTGCCGGTCTGCTCACCGTTCAGGGTGATCTTCGACTGGGCGCCCTGCACGCCATGCGGAATCAGCTTGCCCTTGTCCACGCCCGGCTTGTCGGCCTGCACGGCGACCGGCTTGCCGGCCACCGGGGTGGCGTCGGCGTGCGCGGCGACCGGACCGGCGAACACGCCACCGGTGAAAGCCAGACCAGCAATGCCCAGAACGCTCTTACGCATGATCGTGTTCATGGTGAAGCTCCATTCGGGGGTCGACGCACACACCGGTGGGGGCCGGCACGTGCGCAAGCACCGTCAGGCGCTCAAAAAGCTGAGGGGGAAAGTCTCTGCCCGGTGCCAGCCGCGGGGCGGGGGCCTCTTCGCGGCGCCGGGACCATGTGAAACGACCGCCGGCCCACCATCATTCCGGGGGCCCGTCCCACGGCCCGGTCGAGCGAGCCAGGTACTCGGTCGTACGGGAGATGTAACGACCCCGAGGCCCCGACGATTCCGCCGCCAGGATGCCACCGGTCACACCCAGAAACGGACATCCGACACCAGACCGGCCGGCCCGGGCAGGGCCGGAACGGACAACCGGCACCAGATCCCCGATGTGGCGGTATCCACGCCCGATCGGACACCGCCACATCGGGGACACGGAGTCGATCTCGCCCACCCAGCACCCCGCGACGTCAACACCCGCCTCAGGCGTCCCGGCGCCCGGCGCGCGGACGCACGTCGCCGGAGCATGCGGGGGGGGGACCGGCACCAGGTCCCCGGACGGCCCGGCTGAGCCGGCTCAGCCCTCGTTGCCGCGACCACCCCGGAGCTGCGCGTACGCGGTCAGCAGGTCCTGCAGGCGGGCGGCGGTGTCGGTGCCGATCCGCTCGTCGTCCGCCGCCTCGGCGACGCGTTCGCGCAGCTCGGCGACCCGCCTGGCGCGGTCCTTGGGCTTGCCCCGGTCCAGCTCGGCGGCCTTCTCCCGCAGGTCCTCGGCGGTCTTCGGGTCGATCTCGCCCCGGGCCTCCGCCTCGGCGAGCACGTCGGAGAACGCGGCCGCGAGCTGGCGCAGGGTGACCGGCGCCGGGGTGGTGGCGGTGGAGGGCGCGGAGGTGGCCGGCTCGGGCGGGCCGGACGACTCGGCGGTGGACTCGTCGACCGGGGCCGCGGTGGTCCGGTCGGCGGCCGGCGGGGTCCCCGACGGGTCATTGAACGCGAGCATGCCAACCAGCCCGAGCAGCAGCGCGACACCGGCGGCGACCAGTACACCGAGCAGCCGGTTGGACCGGGCCGGCGACCGCTGCGGCGGTGCCGGCGGCACCGGGCGGACGGCGGCCGGCGCCCGCTCGATCAGGGTCGGCGGGTGCTCGGGCCGGGTCACGGTGGGCAGGATCGCGGTCGGCGGGTCGGCCGGCTGGCCGGCGCCGAGCCGGGTGGCGAGCTGGGCGGCGGTGGGCCGGCCGGCCGGATCCGGCGACAGGCAGGCCAGGGTGAGTTCGGCGATGTCGGCGGGCAGCCCGGGGACGCGCAGCGGCGGGACCGGGGGGCGCCGGGCCTGCACGTCGAGCACGTCCTCCCAGGTCTGCACGGGCAGCGGGGCCCGCCCGCTGAGGGTGCGGTAGAGCAGCGCGCCGAGGGCGTAGACGTCGCTGGCCGGGTTGGCCGGGCCGGGCGTCATCCGCTCGGGGGCAAAGTAGGCGGGGGTGCCCATCATCAGCTCGCCGGTCTGGCCGGCGAGCGGGTGGCGCGGCCCGGCGAGGGTGGCGATGCCGAAGTCGAGCACCTTGGCGCCGGTCTCGGTGAGCATCACGTTGCCGGGCTTGACGTCCCGGTGCACCACGCCGATCCGGTGCGCGGCCGCGAGGGCGGCGGCGACCTGACCGGCCACCCGGACGGCCTCCGGCCAGGCGAGCGGACCGGTGGTCAGCCGGTCGGCCAGGTTGTGCCCCTCCACCAGCTCCATCACCAGGTACGGCACCACCGACCCGCCGGGCAGGGTCGCCTCGCCGTAGTCGTACACCTGGGTGACGTTCGGGTGGGTGAGCCGGGCCGCGGCCCGGGCCTCGCGCTGGATGGTGGCGCGCAGCTGCGGGTCGGCGGCGAGCTCGGTCGAGAGGGCCTTGACCGCGACGGGGCGGTGCAGGACCTCGTCATCGGCGCGCCACACCTCGGACATCCCGCCGAGGCCGATGCGCTCGCGCAGGACGTACCGATCGTGCAGCCGCAGCGTGGGCGTGAACGGCGACATGGTGCCCCAGTCTGCCTGCCGATCGCCGCCGCCCCCAACCCGGTGCCCGGTTCGGCACCAGGTGGCCCCCGGTGGGGTGATCCGGCGGGCGCCCGGGTGGGCCAGACCACCCGGGCGAACCGGCGGTGACGGGACTCAGGTGCAGGTGGGCGGTACGGGCGCCGGCCGGGGCTCCATCAGGTCGGCGAGCCGGCGCAGCACACCGGCGGCGGCCAGCCGGGTGGGCGTCAGCCGGGCCGGGCGGGGGCGGTCGGGGCGGACCGGCGCGTCGGGCCGGGCCGAGCTGACGTGTCGGGTCACGGCGTCGACGGCGAGGACGAAACCGGTGGGCTGTTCCATGGTCGGCTCCTTCAGGCGGGACCGGTGGAGGTACGGACGACGAGGTCGGTAGGGAGCAGGACGTGGCCGGCGGCCGGGTCGGCCGGCGGCTCCAGGAGGAGTTCGGCGGCGATCCGCCCCTTCTCCTCGGCCGGCTGCCGGACGGTGGTGAGCCCGGCCGCGGCGGCCTCGGCGATGTCGTCGAAGCCGGTGACGGAGACGGGGTGCGGAAGTCGTCGGCCGGCCTCGGCGAGCGCGTCGAGCACCCCGAGGGCGAGCACGTCGGAGCAGGCCAGCACGGCGGTGGGCGGGGCGTCGCCGGCGAGCGTGGCGGCCACCGCGGTGGCGCCGGCGGCGCGGCTGTTGGCGGTGGCGTTGAGCACGGTGAGGCCTGGCCAGTCGACGCCGACGGCGGCGAACGCGTCGGCGAAGCCGGCCAGCCGGCCGCGGGTGGTGGGGTGCGGGACGTCCGCCGGACCGGCCAGCCGGACCGGTCCGGGCGCGGCGTCGGGGAGCACGGCGTCGGCGAGGAGGGCCACCCGACGGTGGCCGAGGGCCGCGACGTGCTCGGCGGCGGAGCGGGCGGCGGCGCGTTCGTCGATGGCGACGTAGCGGTGCGCGGGGTCAGCCCCCTCGGGGACGGCGGTGGTGACGTAGGGCAGGGCCCGGCCCCGGATGGCGTCGAGCGCCCACTCCTCGTCGCCGGCGCAGTAGACGCAGAAGCCGTCGACGGCGGCGTTCTCCACGGCGGCCTGCGCGAGCGCCGGCTCGGCGGGCAGCGGGACCAGCAGCAGGGCGGCGCCGTGCCGCTCGGCCGTCCCGCTGAGCCCGGCCAGGAAGCGCACCGCGAAGGGGTCGGTGAAGGCGTACGACAGTTGGGAGGTGAAGAGCACGCCGATCGCGCCGACGAAGCCGCGGCGCAGCGACCGGGCGGTCGGGTTGGGTCCGGGGTAGCCGAGCTGCCGCGCGGCGTCGAGGATCCGGCGCCGGAGGGCGGCGGAGAGCTGGTCGGGGCGGCTGTAGGCGTTTGAGACGGTGCTGCGGGAGACACCCACGGCGTTCGCCACGTCCTGCAGGGTCGGCTTCACCGCGCCCCCTTCTGGATCGATTCAGTCTGGATCGATCCAGAGATTACCCGCACACCTCGGGGACGGTCAATGCCGGGCCGGAAAGAACGTCGACCCGCGCGCTCGGTGGCGCGGGAACGGTCAGCGCGGGTACAGCTCGTCGGCGATCCTGCCGAGCAGCTCGGGCGTCCGCTCCGGCGTCGCGGCCTCCACGCAGAGCCGCTCCATGGCCAGCGCGTAGTAGTCGAGGTCCTCGCGCTTGTCCAGATAGATCGCGCTGGTCAACTGCTCGATGTAGACGATGTCCGGGAGGTCCTGGTCGCCGAAGCGCAGGATGGAGAAGGCGCCCCCGGCGGCGGCGTGCCCGCCGGCGTCGAAGGGCACGATCTGGAGCCGGACGTGCGGGGAGGCCGTCGCCTCGAGCAGCGCGTCCAACTGGCCGCGCATCACCTCCGGCCCGCCGATCGGCCGGCGCAGGGCGGCCTCGTCGACGACCGCCCAGAGCTGGGGAGGCTGGGTCCGGCCCAGCAGCTCCTGGCGCGCCATCCGCAGGCTCACCCGCCGCTCGACCTCCTCCGGCGCGGCGCCGCGATGGCCGAGCAGGATGACCGCGCGGGCGTACTCGGGGGTCTGCAGCAGGCCGGGGACGAACTGGATCTCGTACGTCCGGATCAGCGCGGCGGCGGCCTCCAGCCCCAGGTAGGACTGGAACCAGGTGGGCAGCACGTCGCCGTACCGGTGCCACCAACCGGGGCTGTTCGCGTCCCTGGCCAGCTTGAGCAGCGCCGCGCGCTCGTCGGTCGCCGAGACGCCGTAGAGGGTGAGCAGGTCGGCGACGTCCCGCTCCTTGAAGCCGACCCGGCCGAGCTCCATCCGGCTGATCTTCGACTCGGAGGACCGGATCTCCCAGCCGGCGCCCTCGCGGGTGACCCCGGCGCCCTCGCGGAGCCGCCGCAGCTGCGCCCCGAGCAGCATGCGGAGCACGGTCGGGCCAGTGGCCGGGCCGTC
The window above is part of the Micromonospora inositola genome. Proteins encoded here:
- a CDS encoding LacI family DNA-binding transcriptional regulator codes for the protein MKPTLQDVANAVGVSRSTVSNAYSRPDQLSAALRRRILDAARQLGYPGPNPTARSLRRGFVGAIGVLFTSQLSYAFTDPFAVRFLAGLSGTAERHGAALLLVPLPAEPALAQAAVENAAVDGFCVYCAGDEEWALDAIRGRALPYVTTAVPEGADPAHRYVAIDERAAARSAAEHVAALGHRRVALLADAVLPDAAPGPVRLAGPADVPHPTTRGRLAGFADAFAAVGVDWPGLTVLNATANSRAAGATAVAATLAGDAPPTAVLACSDVLALGVLDALAEAGRRLPHPVSVTGFDDIAEAAAAGLTTVRQPAEEKGRIAAELLLEPPADPAAGHVLLPTDLVVRTSTGPA
- a CDS encoding serine/threonine-protein kinase is translated as MSPFTPTLRLHDRYVLRERIGLGGMSEVWRADDEVLHRPVAVKALSTELAADPQLRATIQREARAAARLTHPNVTQVYDYGEATLPGGSVVPYLVMELVEGHNLADRLTTGPLAWPEAVRVAGQVAAALAAAHRIGVVHRDVKPGNVMLTETGAKVLDFGIATLAGPRHPLAGQTGELMMGTPAYFAPERMTPGPANPASDVYALGALLYRTLSGRAPLPVQTWEDVLDVQARRPPVPPLRVPGLPADIAELTLACLSPDPAGRPTAAQLATRLGAGQPADPPTAILPTVTRPEHPPTLIERAPAAVRPVPPAPPQRSPARSNRLLGVLVAAGVALLLGLVGMLAFNDPSGTPPAADRTTAAPVDESTAESSGPPEPATSAPSTATTPAPVTLRQLAAAFSDVLAEAEARGEIDPKTAEDLREKAAELDRGKPKDRARRVAELRERVAEAADDERIGTDTAARLQDLLTAYAQLRGGRGNEG
- a CDS encoding helix-turn-helix domain-containing protein — its product is MLLGAQLRRLREGAGVTREGAGWEIRSSESKISRMELGRVGFKERDVADLLTLYGVSATDERAALLKLARDANSPGWWHRYGDVLPTWFQSYLGLEAAAALIRTYEIQFVPGLLQTPEYARAVILLGHRGAAPEEVERRVSLRMARQELLGRTQPPQLWAVVDEAALRRPIGGPEVMRGQLDALLEATASPHVRLQIVPFDAGGHAAAGGAFSILRFGDQDLPDIVYIEQLTSAIYLDKREDLDYYALAMERLCVEAATPERTPELLGRIADELYPR